Proteins encoded together in one Priestia aryabhattai window:
- a CDS encoding CobW family GTP-binding protein: MKHHGKKAITIVTGCLGSGKTTLLQHILKEPSINNNTAVIVNEYGKIGLDHHLLRQAEERTILLKGGCICCNSRADLEEELKELLYEDESGEAPFERVVIETTGMADPSPILFTVLTNPLLQHRYIVDCVITTVDAKNGMLQLRNNPEIIKQITVADKIVLTKTDICSPEEHDAILTHIQSLNPSCVIILAVHGKVDPFIIQETSNVDRLKVIHSLPSPVTHTNSNVSSISFSFSQPLDWTAFGLWLSMLLHANGENIMRVKGMLDVGENGPVVLNGVQHIIHPPQHLEQWPSLNQESYLIFIVRDIDTALIERSLKTFQQFLHTVVKTCELSTIY, encoded by the coding sequence ATGAAACATCATGGAAAAAAAGCGATAACAATTGTAACAGGATGCTTAGGATCTGGTAAAACAACATTGTTGCAGCATATTTTAAAAGAACCTTCTATTAATAACAATACAGCAGTTATTGTTAACGAATACGGAAAAATTGGTCTCGACCATCATCTCTTGCGTCAGGCCGAAGAACGGACCATTTTACTTAAAGGAGGATGTATATGCTGCAATTCACGAGCAGACTTAGAAGAAGAGCTAAAAGAACTGTTGTATGAAGACGAAAGTGGAGAAGCTCCTTTTGAACGTGTCGTGATTGAAACCACAGGAATGGCAGATCCTTCTCCTATTTTATTTACGGTCTTAACTAATCCTCTTTTACAGCATCGATATATAGTTGATTGTGTGATCACTACAGTAGATGCAAAAAATGGTATGCTACAGCTACGGAACAATCCGGAAATAATTAAACAAATTACCGTTGCTGATAAAATTGTTTTAACCAAAACAGACATTTGTTCACCAGAAGAACACGATGCTATATTGACACATATTCAGTCTCTAAATCCATCATGTGTGATCATACTCGCTGTACATGGCAAAGTAGATCCTTTTATCATCCAAGAAACATCTAATGTAGATCGTCTAAAAGTTATTCACTCTTTACCTTCACCTGTTACACATACCAATTCAAATGTATCTTCTATTTCGTTTTCGTTTTCACAGCCTCTGGACTGGACAGCATTCGGGCTATGGCTAAGCATGTTACTCCATGCGAACGGTGAAAATATAATGAGGGTAAAAGGAATGCTAGATGTTGGCGAAAATGGACCCGTTGTTTTAAATGGCGTCCAACATATTATTCATCCCCCGCAACATTTAGAGCAGTGGCCATCACTCAATCAAGAATCTTACTTAATTTTTATTGTGCGAGATATAGACACAGCTTTAATAGAAAGATCGTTAAAAACGTTTCAGCAGTTTTTACATACCGTTGTTAAAACATGCGAACTTTCTACAATTTATTAA
- a CDS encoding FAD:protein FMN transferase — MSYSFKAMNTTFNVYQLGKPVSKKVESWCYLVEETLSRFLPTSELSQLNSLNGRLFLPSKMLYEAAKTASYYYNETNGIFNPFLYHSIQTLGYDQSFEQLPNNQLPQEVATFDAINPIMIHKGMRSIQLASNVGLDLGGIAKGWSIQQMANQLKKKGTSLGAIDGGGDIVTWGPASKHWSIALSHPFDSSKNLMSINVKSNCGIATSSVGKRSWQVNGHTHHHIIDGRISKPSSSELLQVTVVSEDLNISEVYAKCMVILGWDAGLRLAKMHHPSLEVIAVTKEGKVLIKKNVKGQVYHYGYSPHAI, encoded by the coding sequence ATGAGCTACTCATTTAAAGCGATGAATACCACATTTAATGTATATCAGCTTGGAAAACCTGTCAGCAAAAAAGTAGAGAGCTGGTGTTATCTTGTAGAAGAAACGCTGAGCCGCTTTCTTCCAACAAGCGAGCTTTCACAGCTTAATTCGCTGAACGGAAGATTATTTTTACCCTCAAAAATGTTGTATGAAGCTGCAAAAACAGCCTCTTACTATTACAATGAAACAAACGGAATCTTCAACCCATTTCTGTATCATTCTATTCAAACTCTAGGATATGACCAAAGCTTTGAGCAACTGCCTAACAATCAGCTTCCTCAAGAAGTAGCAACTTTTGATGCTATTAACCCTATTATGATTCATAAAGGAATGAGAAGTATTCAGCTTGCTTCTAATGTCGGTCTTGATTTAGGCGGAATCGCAAAAGGTTGGAGCATTCAGCAAATGGCGAATCAATTAAAGAAAAAAGGAACTTCACTTGGGGCAATTGATGGAGGTGGAGATATTGTAACGTGGGGTCCTGCTAGCAAGCACTGGTCCATCGCTCTTTCTCATCCATTTGATTCATCAAAAAATCTCATGAGCATTAACGTGAAGAGCAACTGCGGCATTGCCACAAGCAGTGTAGGAAAGCGGTCATGGCAAGTGAACGGACACACTCACCATCACATTATTGACGGCAGAATCAGCAAGCCTAGTTCATCAGAGCTCCTGCAAGTAACGGTTGTTTCAGAAGACTTGAACATTTCTGAAGTCTATGCAAAATGCATGGTTATTCTCGGCTGGGACGCTGGGTTAAGATTAGCTAAAATGCATCATCCTTCTTTAGAGGTAATTGCGGTTACAAAAGAAGGCAAGGTGTTAATTAAAAAAAATGTGAAAGGTCAGGTATACCATTATGGCTACTCTCCTCACGCAATTTAG
- a CDS encoding sigma-54 interaction domain-containing protein, whose translation MSNSNLHMVQHTSIRAIEELIEEFPFSIVIYQKDLQIRIANKSAESLPNVFYQNEEIKRQVQRCFSQENNSEERIQVIDGHKKYIQFYYMSELELVSVLIMDDYITEYEKYKSESMDLKAIFETSYDVMYVSDGEGNTIRASSACLELWGKKENELIGRNVIDLEKEGIYTPSITRLVLEQKKKISAIQTTKEGRRLMVVGTPIKNEQGEVIRVINASRDITEVSQMQSEISEMKRLIAGYKQELMELKKDKTEKVKLISYSKKMEKTLELARRVANVDSTVLILGESGVGKEMVANLIHETSNRKNSPFIKVNCGAIPENLLESELFGYEGGAFTGAKKEGKMGLFELANKGTLFLDEIAEMPLALQVKLLRVLQEREVMRVGGVKPVAVNVRIVAATNRNLHEDVQKGNFREDLYYRLNVIPLPILPLRERREDILPLASYFIEQFNQKYLTKKTLSAETAEAFELYNWPGNVRELQNIVERLIVMSDGDEIQHLHLPEEITNLSSNRDKVQVLDILPLKECVEMAEKQLLRLAKQKYSSTVKIADALQVNQSTISRKLQKLNE comes from the coding sequence TTGTCGAATTCAAATCTTCATATGGTACAACATACATCTATACGAGCAATAGAAGAGTTAATTGAGGAATTTCCCTTTTCTATTGTTATTTATCAAAAGGATTTACAAATTAGAATTGCAAATAAAAGTGCAGAGTCACTTCCAAATGTTTTCTATCAGAATGAAGAGATAAAGCGACAGGTTCAAAGATGCTTTAGTCAGGAGAACAACAGCGAAGAACGTATTCAAGTAATAGACGGTCATAAAAAGTATATACAATTTTACTATATGAGCGAACTAGAGCTAGTTTCTGTCTTAATAATGGATGACTACATAACTGAATATGAAAAGTACAAATCAGAAAGTATGGACTTAAAAGCTATTTTTGAAACTTCTTATGACGTGATGTATGTGTCAGATGGCGAAGGAAATACCATTAGAGCAAGTTCAGCCTGTTTGGAGCTATGGGGGAAAAAAGAGAACGAGTTAATAGGAAGAAACGTCATTGATCTGGAGAAAGAAGGAATCTATACACCGTCTATTACACGATTAGTATTAGAACAAAAGAAAAAAATTTCTGCTATTCAGACTACTAAAGAAGGCAGAAGACTTATGGTTGTGGGAACGCCTATAAAGAACGAACAAGGAGAAGTTATCCGGGTTATTAATGCCTCAAGAGATATCACTGAAGTGAGTCAAATGCAGTCAGAAATCAGTGAGATGAAGCGATTAATTGCAGGTTACAAACAAGAACTTATGGAATTGAAAAAAGATAAAACAGAAAAGGTAAAACTGATTTCTTACAGCAAAAAAATGGAGAAGACTCTAGAACTAGCTAGACGGGTTGCTAATGTAGATTCTACTGTGCTTATTCTAGGGGAATCAGGGGTCGGAAAAGAAATGGTCGCCAATCTTATCCATGAAACTAGTAATCGGAAAAACAGTCCATTTATAAAAGTAAACTGTGGCGCTATTCCTGAAAACTTGTTAGAGTCAGAGCTTTTTGGTTATGAAGGAGGAGCTTTTACAGGCGCAAAAAAGGAAGGGAAAATGGGACTTTTCGAATTAGCTAATAAAGGAACATTATTTTTAGATGAAATTGCGGAGATGCCTCTAGCCCTTCAAGTGAAATTACTAAGAGTCCTCCAAGAAAGAGAAGTAATGAGGGTGGGCGGAGTGAAGCCAGTTGCAGTTAATGTGCGAATTGTTGCAGCCACCAATCGAAACTTGCATGAAGACGTTCAAAAAGGGAATTTTCGTGAAGATTTATACTATCGGCTAAACGTTATACCGCTGCCGATTTTACCGCTTCGCGAGCGCAGAGAAGATATTTTGCCTTTAGCTTCTTATTTTATTGAACAGTTTAATCAAAAATATTTAACGAAAAAAACGCTGTCAGCCGAAACGGCTGAAGCGTTTGAACTGTATAACTGGCCAGGAAATGTAAGAGAGCTTCAGAATATCGTGGAAAGACTCATTGTGATGTCAGATGGAGATGAAATTCAGCACTTGCATTTGCCAGAAGAGATTACAAACTTATCATCTAATAGAGACAAGGTACAGGTGCTAGACATCCTTCCTCTAAAAGAATGTGTGGAAATGGCTGAAAAACAGCTCTTACGTTTAGCTAAACAAAAATATTCCTCCACAGTCAAAATTGCCGATGCTTTACAGGTAAATCAATCAACCATTAGTCGAAAACTTCAAAAGTTAAATGAATAG
- a CDS encoding zinc-binding dehydrogenase, giving the protein MVAIKKEVEKGKKAPAGFMKAVVYEGHKQVGLQYKEIPKAEAGEVVIKTTSTTICGTDIHILHDEHKVEKNRTLGHEHVGVVHEVGEGVTGIKVGARVMCGSCTPCGSCYYCQKNLSSQCIGPEGDFKTPGGWRLGNTIDGTHAEYFKMPFPQYNLTKIPDELSDEDVLLLTDIASTGIAAAENAQIQIGDIVAVFACGPVGLCAIAGARLKGASFIIGIDGNSQRLDLAKKMGADITLNFNEVNVVEEIMNLSGNKGIEVAIEALGKEETFQQCLKVIRRGGCISSVGVYSGHVEIPIEHFASGMGDHRIVTTLCPGGRERMQQLMSLVIQQRMDLKPMITHRFTIDEAIEAYRLFEHAEDQIIKPIITF; this is encoded by the coding sequence ATGGTTGCTATTAAAAAAGAGGTTGAAAAAGGTAAAAAAGCTCCTGCTGGTTTTATGAAGGCAGTTGTTTATGAAGGTCATAAGCAAGTTGGGCTTCAATATAAAGAAATTCCAAAGGCAGAAGCGGGAGAAGTAGTCATTAAAACGACTTCTACTACAATTTGCGGAACAGATATTCATATTTTACATGATGAACATAAAGTAGAAAAAAACCGAACGTTAGGACATGAGCATGTAGGAGTCGTTCATGAGGTAGGGGAAGGAGTAACAGGAATAAAAGTAGGAGCGCGCGTTATGTGCGGATCTTGTACACCTTGTGGTTCGTGTTATTATTGTCAAAAAAATTTATCTTCTCAATGCATAGGGCCAGAAGGAGATTTTAAAACTCCAGGAGGTTGGCGCTTAGGAAATACGATAGATGGAACGCATGCGGAGTATTTTAAGATGCCTTTTCCACAGTATAACTTAACTAAAATTCCCGATGAATTATCCGATGAAGATGTACTGCTGTTAACGGATATCGCTTCAACTGGAATTGCTGCAGCTGAAAACGCACAAATCCAAATAGGAGATATAGTCGCAGTCTTTGCTTGTGGTCCTGTAGGGCTTTGTGCCATTGCAGGGGCCAGATTAAAAGGAGCTAGCTTTATTATTGGAATAGATGGGAATTCCCAGCGCCTAGACTTGGCTAAAAAGATGGGGGCAGACATCACGTTAAACTTTAACGAAGTGAACGTAGTTGAAGAAATTATGAACTTATCAGGAAATAAAGGAATAGAAGTTGCTATTGAAGCATTAGGCAAAGAAGAAACTTTTCAACAGTGTTTAAAAGTGATTAGACGCGGAGGCTGTATTTCAAGCGTAGGCGTCTATTCGGGGCATGTTGAGATTCCAATTGAACATTTTGCAAGCGGAATGGGAGATCACCGAATTGTAACAACTTTATGTCCTGGTGGAAGAGAACGTATGCAGCAACTTATGAGCCTAGTTATCCAGCAGCGTATGGATTTAAAGCCCATGATTACACACCGCTTTACTATTGATGAAGCAATTGAAGCTTATAGATTATTTGAACATGCGGAAGATCAAATTATTAAACCAATTATTACGTTTTAA
- the gdh gene encoding glucose 1-dehydrogenase, whose product MYKDLEGKVVVITGSSTGLGKAMAIRFATEKAKVVVNYRSKEEEANSVLEEIKKVGGEAIAVKGDVTVESDVINLVQSAIKEFGKLDVMINNAGLENPVSSHEMSLSDWNKVIDTNLTGAFLGSREAIKYFVENDVKGTVINMSSVHEKIPWPLFVHYAASKGGMKLMTETLALEYAPKGIRVNNIGPGAINTPINAEKFADPKQRADVESMIPMGYIGEPEEIAAVAAWLASSEASYVTGITLFADGGMTQYPSFQAGRG is encoded by the coding sequence ATGTATAAAGATTTAGAAGGAAAAGTAGTTGTCATAACAGGTTCATCTACTGGTTTAGGAAAAGCAATGGCGATTCGTTTTGCGACAGAAAAGGCTAAAGTAGTTGTGAATTATCGTTCTAAAGAAGAAGAAGCTAACAGCGTCTTAGAAGAAATTAAAAAAGTTGGCGGAGAAGCAATTGCTGTCAAAGGTGACGTAACAGTTGAGTCTGACGTTATCAATTTAGTTCAATCTGCTATTAAAGAATTTGGAAAGCTCGACGTTATGATTAATAACGCAGGACTAGAAAATCCGGTTTCATCTCACGAAATGTCTTTAAGCGATTGGAATAAAGTAATTGATACGAACTTAACGGGAGCTTTTTTAGGCAGCCGTGAAGCGATTAAATATTTCGTAGAAAATGATGTTAAGGGAACAGTTATTAACATGTCGAGTGTTCACGAGAAAATTCCTTGGCCACTATTTGTTCATTACGCAGCAAGTAAAGGCGGCATGAAGCTCATGACTGAAACACTTGCATTAGAATACGCTCCAAAAGGTATTCGTGTAAATAACATTGGGCCGGGAGCGATTAATACCCCTATTAATGCTGAAAAATTTGCTGATCCTAAGCAGCGTGCAGATGTAGAAAGCATGATTCCAATGGGATACATCGGTGAACCAGAAGAAATTGCAGCGGTTGCTGCATGGTTAGCTTCTTCAGAAGCAAGCTATGTAACAGGAATTACGCTCTTTGCTGACGGTGGTATGACACAGTATCCATCATTCCAAGCAGGACGCGGATAA
- a CDS encoding response regulator — MNKKEWTVLLIEDDPMVQEVNRQFIEQVEGFTVIAAASNGIEGIQLIKQHQPDLTIIDMYMPSQDGLTTLQQIRANGYKTDVIAVTAASDIETVRKVLQYGAMDYIMKPFKFERMKQALEQYRSFQVKISQKEHITQSELDSMLFQQLEEKADLLPKGLNAVTLRRIQQYLSQQNHPISAEEVADGVGIARVTARRYLEFLEQENELKLSVEYGRVGRPINRYMLKIN, encoded by the coding sequence ATGAATAAAAAAGAGTGGACGGTGCTTCTCATAGAAGACGATCCTATGGTACAAGAAGTGAACCGCCAATTTATTGAACAAGTTGAAGGGTTCACCGTTATCGCTGCAGCTTCGAATGGGATAGAAGGTATACAGCTCATTAAACAGCATCAGCCTGATTTAACGATTATTGATATGTATATGCCTAGTCAAGATGGTTTAACCACCTTACAGCAAATTCGAGCAAATGGCTATAAAACAGACGTGATAGCGGTTACGGCTGCAAGTGATATTGAAACCGTACGGAAAGTTCTTCAGTACGGCGCAATGGATTATATTATGAAACCATTCAAGTTTGAACGAATGAAGCAAGCGCTTGAGCAATATCGTTCGTTTCAAGTTAAAATAAGTCAAAAAGAGCATATCACTCAGTCTGAATTAGATTCTATGCTGTTTCAGCAGCTAGAAGAAAAAGCCGATTTGCTTCCAAAAGGGCTAAATGCAGTTACGTTAAGGAGAATACAACAATATCTTTCGCAGCAAAATCATCCAATTTCTGCTGAAGAAGTGGCGGACGGCGTAGGAATTGCGCGTGTTACAGCAAGAAGGTATTTAGAGTTTTTAGAACAGGAAAACGAGCTGAAATTATCAGTTGAATACGGCCGAGTGGGAAGACCTATTAATCGCTATATGTTAAAAATAAATTAA
- a CDS encoding ferric reductase-like transmembrane domain-containing protein, translating into MATLLTQFSSHFPVWNTIRAAGLTSYLLMFVSVAAGISHSFSFFKPKRKKQLLLVHQSSGWFGLLFGMIHGLVLSFDQSIHFSLSEILIPFTSDYKPISTGLGTISLYILFVLIITSDFIKQLGRKTWKAIHFLAFPGYLLALYHGITSGPDTQQPLILGMYSITGCIVLILLFLRIQHQSAPKNQKKAQEN; encoded by the coding sequence ATGGCTACTCTCCTCACGCAATTTAGCTCCCACTTTCCCGTTTGGAATACCATTCGGGCAGCCGGCTTAACTTCTTATTTACTAATGTTTGTATCGGTTGCCGCTGGCATTTCTCACAGCTTTTCGTTTTTTAAACCAAAACGAAAAAAACAGCTTTTGCTGGTTCATCAATCCTCAGGGTGGTTCGGATTATTATTTGGAATGATTCACGGACTTGTTTTATCATTTGATCAATCTATTCATTTTTCACTTTCTGAAATTTTAATTCCGTTCACTTCCGATTATAAACCAATTAGCACAGGTCTTGGTACTATTTCACTCTACATTTTATTCGTATTAATTATTACATCCGATTTTATAAAACAGCTTGGGAGAAAAACATGGAAAGCCATTCATTTTCTTGCTTTTCCAGGCTATTTGCTAGCACTGTATCACGGGATTACTTCTGGACCAGATACGCAGCAGCCGCTTATTCTTGGGATGTACAGCATCACTGGCTGCATAGTTTTAATTTTGCTTTTTTTACGAATTCAACACCAGTCGGCTCCTAAGAACCAAAAAAAAGCTCAGGAAAACTAA
- a CDS encoding ATP-binding protein, giving the protein MMRLSMQTKMTGLIFFIVVFSLFLASIVVINNFVQSKENDLEQRALITSRTVAEMPEIREKIEKESKNINQIVEPIRIIHGAYYVVVMNMNHERLSHPLQSMIGQISKGDDEGQAFAEHTYTDKAKGEGGMVIRSFVPVVNDQHEQVGVVVSGYLLPKFTEVILSLKKEIFLISGLALFFGGWGAWALASRIKKEMFELEPHEIARLFVERTETFNAMHEGVIAIDKEENITIFNHKAKIMMGVPDEVIGKKIYDVIPDTRLPEILQLNQPVYNRELQVRNLNILSNRVPIKVNNHTVGAVAIFQDRTEVKKLAEELTGVKLFVSALRVQNHEYMNKLHTIAGLIQLGNKDKALQYVFQVSEQQEELTQFLHKHIKDESISGLLLSKVSRAKEIGIELAIDRHSELHSFPPYLDHHDFVIIIGNLIENAFDSYQHMERQERKIYISMEQNDGILSILVEDNGCGMNEDQVERIFDEGFSTKAKENRGIGLHLVKQIVEKGNGQIEVESELDVGTTFIITFFL; this is encoded by the coding sequence ATGATGCGTTTATCGATGCAAACGAAAATGACGGGATTAATCTTTTTTATCGTAGTCTTTTCGTTGTTTTTAGCAAGTATTGTAGTGATTAATAATTTTGTGCAGTCAAAAGAAAATGATTTAGAGCAAAGGGCTTTAATCACTTCGAGAACAGTTGCTGAAATGCCTGAAATTCGAGAAAAAATTGAAAAAGAGAGTAAGAACATTAATCAAATTGTAGAGCCGATTCGTATTATTCACGGTGCTTATTATGTAGTGGTGATGAATATGAATCACGAACGTTTGTCTCACCCTTTGCAAAGTATGATTGGCCAAATCTCTAAAGGAGATGACGAGGGCCAGGCGTTTGCAGAACATACGTATACCGATAAAGCAAAAGGAGAAGGCGGAATGGTCATTCGCTCTTTTGTGCCCGTTGTAAACGATCAGCATGAACAAGTAGGCGTTGTTGTCTCAGGTTATCTTCTTCCGAAATTTACAGAGGTTATTTTAAGTTTAAAAAAAGAAATCTTTCTTATCTCAGGTCTTGCTCTTTTTTTTGGAGGATGGGGAGCTTGGGCGCTTGCATCTCGTATCAAAAAAGAGATGTTTGAGCTTGAACCACATGAAATTGCTCGTTTGTTCGTAGAACGAACGGAGACCTTTAATGCCATGCATGAAGGAGTCATTGCGATTGATAAAGAGGAGAACATTACTATTTTTAATCATAAAGCGAAAATTATGATGGGTGTACCCGATGAGGTAATTGGAAAAAAAATCTATGATGTGATTCCAGATACAAGACTTCCAGAAATTCTGCAGCTTAATCAGCCTGTGTATAATCGAGAGCTTCAAGTTCGAAATTTGAATATTTTAAGCAATCGTGTGCCGATTAAAGTTAATAATCACACAGTCGGTGCGGTCGCTATTTTTCAAGACAGAACGGAAGTTAAAAAATTAGCTGAAGAGTTAACAGGGGTTAAATTGTTTGTAAGCGCTCTTAGAGTTCAAAACCATGAATACATGAATAAACTTCATACGATTGCAGGGCTTATCCAACTTGGAAATAAAGACAAGGCTCTTCAGTACGTTTTTCAAGTGTCTGAACAGCAAGAAGAGCTCACGCAATTTCTTCATAAGCATATTAAAGATGAAAGTATATCGGGATTGCTGTTGAGCAAAGTCAGCCGTGCCAAAGAAATTGGAATTGAGTTAGCTATCGATCGCCACAGCGAGCTTCACTCATTTCCTCCTTACTTAGATCATCATGATTTTGTGATTATTATTGGTAACTTAATTGAAAACGCTTTTGATTCGTATCAACATATGGAGCGTCAGGAACGGAAGATCTATATAAGTATGGAACAAAATGACGGCATTCTTTCCATATTAGTTGAAGACAACGGGTGTGGCATGAATGAGGATCAAGTAGAGAGAATCTTTGATGAAGGGTTTTCAACCAAAGCAAAGGAAAATAGAGGAATTGGTTTGCATTTAGTAAAACAAATTGTTGAAAAAGGAAACGGTCAGATCGAAGTAGAGTCAGAATTAGATGTTGGAACGACTTTTATCATTACATTCTTTTTATAG
- a CDS encoding RhaT/GlcU family sugar-proton symporter, whose protein sequence is MDIFLAVLPAIFWGSIVLFNVKLGGGPYSQTLGTTLGALIFSIGIYIFVHPTFTPLIFGVGVVSGLFWAVGQSNQLKSIDLIGVSKTMPISTGLQLVSTSLFGVIVFHEWSTKTSIILGVLALIFIIVGIVLTSLQSKEEKEAEEGKGNFKKGIVILLISTVGYLVYVVVARLFNVDGWSALLPQAIGMVIGGVLLTFKHKPFNKYAIRNIIPGLIWAAGNMFLFISQPKVGVATSFSLSQMGIVISTLGGIIILGEKKTKRQLVGIIIGIILIIIAGVMLGLAKS, encoded by the coding sequence ATGGACATATTTTTAGCTGTCTTACCAGCCATATTTTGGGGAAGCATTGTGCTGTTCAATGTGAAACTAGGCGGAGGACCTTATAGTCAAACGCTTGGAACCACATTGGGAGCTTTGATTTTCTCCATCGGTATTTATATTTTTGTACACCCTACTTTTACACCTTTAATCTTTGGCGTTGGAGTTGTGTCGGGGTTATTTTGGGCAGTTGGACAAAGTAATCAGCTGAAAAGTATTGATTTAATTGGAGTTTCTAAAACGATGCCTATTTCAACTGGGCTTCAATTAGTTTCCACTTCATTATTTGGAGTGATTGTGTTTCACGAGTGGTCTACAAAAACTTCAATCATTCTTGGTGTGCTCGCTCTTATCTTTATTATTGTAGGGATTGTTTTAACATCACTTCAAAGCAAAGAAGAGAAAGAGGCTGAAGAAGGAAAAGGAAACTTTAAAAAAGGAATTGTTATTTTATTAATTTCAACCGTTGGTTATTTAGTTTATGTTGTAGTAGCCCGTCTATTTAATGTAGACGGATGGTCTGCTTTATTACCGCAAGCAATTGGTATGGTCATTGGAGGAGTATTGCTGACGTTTAAGCATAAGCCATTTAATAAATACGCAATTCGCAACATTATCCCAGGTCTTATTTGGGCCGCTGGTAATATGTTTTTATTCATCTCACAACCTAAAGTAGGCGTAGCAACAAGCTTTTCGCTTTCCCAAATGGGAATTGTCATTTCAACATTAGGCGGGATCATCATTTTAGGTGAGAAGAAAACGAAGCGTCAGTTAGTTGGGATTATTATTGGGATTATACTGATCATCATAGCAGGAGTCATGTTAGGGCTCGCCAAAAGCTAA
- a CDS encoding polysaccharide deacetylase family protein, translating to MDKKEILVAYGVDVDAVAGWLGSYGGEDSPDDISRGLFAGEVGAPRLLDLFDKYQLKTTWFIPGHSIETFPEQMKEVVKRGHEVGAHGYSHENPIAMTPQQEEEVLLKSLKLIEELSGKKPTGYVAPWWEFSNVTNELLHKHDIKYDHSLMHNDFSPYYVRIGDNWTKIDYAKKANEWMKPLIRGEETDLIEIPANWYLDDLPPMMFIKKSPNSHGFVNPRDLEEMWRDQFDWVYENMDYGVFTMTIHPDVSGRPQVLKMHERLIQHISSHEGVRWVTFDEIADDFAKRNPRTKAVEAKQL from the coding sequence GTGGATAAAAAAGAAATTTTAGTAGCTTACGGAGTAGATGTAGATGCTGTCGCTGGTTGGTTGGGGTCATACGGAGGTGAAGATTCTCCAGATGATATATCCCGTGGGTTATTTGCAGGAGAAGTGGGAGCGCCCCGACTATTGGATTTATTTGATAAGTATCAGCTAAAAACAACTTGGTTCATTCCCGGTCACTCTATCGAAACGTTTCCTGAACAAATGAAAGAAGTTGTCAAACGAGGCCATGAAGTAGGAGCACATGGCTATTCTCATGAAAATCCTATTGCAATGACTCCTCAACAAGAGGAAGAAGTCTTATTAAAATCGCTTAAATTAATCGAAGAACTTTCCGGTAAAAAGCCAACAGGATATGTAGCACCTTGGTGGGAATTTTCTAATGTAACAAATGAACTGCTACACAAACATGACATTAAGTACGACCACAGCTTGATGCATAATGACTTTTCTCCTTATTATGTAAGGATTGGAGACAACTGGACAAAAATTGATTATGCAAAAAAAGCAAATGAATGGATGAAACCGCTAATAAGAGGGGAAGAAACGGATTTAATAGAGATTCCAGCTAACTGGTATTTAGATGACCTTCCTCCAATGATGTTTATTAAGAAGTCACCCAACAGCCATGGCTTTGTAAATCCGCGTGACTTAGAAGAAATGTGGAGAGATCAGTTTGATTGGGTATATGAGAATATGGACTATGGAGTCTTCACGATGACTATCCACCCTGATGTGAGCGGACGTCCTCAGGTGCTAAAAATGCATGAACGTTTAATTCAGCATATCAGCTCTCACGAAGGAGTTAGATGGGTAACATTCGATGAGATTGCAGATGATTTCGCAAAAAGAAATCCTCGTACAAAAGCAGTTGAAGCTAAACAATTATAA